Proteins encoded by one window of Candidatus Rokuibacteriota bacterium:
- a CDS encoding right-handed parallel beta-helix repeat-containing protein: MLPRAVLLVGLLLASAGPALGQPEAVRCGSVITRDVTLNQELACPGDGLSVSRDGVTLDLGGKTLRGPGLGAWTWPQPQLSSVGIRVTAKNVVVRNGRVENFGTAIFVDRVQGVRIQAVQADQSFYGIYLREAQDTSVTGATVRENVYGLHIAQSHANRVEGNTISRSYYRSPGGYGIFMVQSTRNVIRRNQIVGNANQGVWLVDCRDNRIYHNTIAGNSPNALDDTGAGFWYSPELRQGNFWDDYQGRDANGDGIGDTPYRISGSGEDPYPLMQRDAWRK, translated from the coding sequence ATGCTCCCGCGCGCCGTCCTCCTCGTGGGGCTTCTCCTGGCTTCTGCGGGCCCAGCCCTGGGCCAGCCTGAGGCCGTTCGATGCGGGAGCGTCATCACCCGGGACGTCACGCTCAACCAGGAGCTGGCCTGCCCCGGGGACGGGCTCAGCGTCAGCCGCGACGGCGTCACGCTGGACCTCGGGGGGAAGACCCTCAGGGGTCCCGGGCTCGGAGCCTGGACGTGGCCCCAGCCTCAGCTCTCGAGCGTCGGGATCCGCGTCACGGCGAAGAACGTCGTCGTCAGGAACGGCCGCGTCGAGAACTTCGGGACCGCCATCTTCGTGGATCGGGTCCAGGGCGTGCGCATCCAGGCGGTGCAGGCCGACCAGAGCTTCTACGGGATCTACCTCCGCGAGGCTCAAGACACCAGCGTGACGGGAGCGACCGTGCGGGAAAATGTCTACGGCCTCCACATCGCGCAGTCCCATGCAAACCGCGTCGAGGGGAACACGATCAGCCGCTCCTACTACCGGAGCCCGGGCGGCTACGGGATCTTCATGGTCCAGTCCACGCGGAACGTGATCAGGCGGAACCAGATCGTCGGCAACGCCAACCAGGGCGTCTGGCTCGTGGACTGCCGCGACAACCGGATCTACCACAACACGATCGCCGGCAACTCGCCGAACGCCCTCGACGACACCGGCGCCGGCTTCTGGTACTCGCCCGAGCTCAGGCAGGGGAACTTCTGGGACGACTATCAGGGTCGGGACGCCAACGGCGACGGGATCGGCGACACGCCCTACCGCATCAGCGGTAGCGGGGAGGACCCGTACCCGCTGATGCAGCGCGACGCCTGGCGAAAATAA